Proteins encoded in a region of the Buteo buteo chromosome 11, bButBut1.hap1.1, whole genome shotgun sequence genome:
- the SFI1 gene encoding protein SFI1 homolog isoform X3: MEKSRSSSKSLKMHEIQQLPRHQMHATGQSVAPQSARHRVQDRGHDDLDQVGYTWHHRRRLKEFQIRYLARKFFHLWAKKTFGQVFPSKARCFYDQKILQKTFGEWKEWWTVCRERKLSLRAGSHYRHLLQNLIFKAWRAYVCQQQGKRNKYCVAESHAKKQKLLRTWQHWLVYVDVQRTKHGMQSVALAFRERSCLRISWAVWRRRHYQNSSGHKMSILALQHWAQSLQFRAWLQWRELYLYSQNDKQKETKAVTHHRHWELKRCMEAWLGYLNLHREKKLQNELAQEHHQSRIVRQCLSDWQLSWECRRRVHAHQKDIEKLAARIALWRVFAHWKHYVVLCVEETRQCELAEKHYKHHLLKLGFKGLWQNVMNARLQQMRKNLSYRQHQVTVLQKFWNRWKSRLEHEEEQQQQALTSVAHAHYRRVLMKQVFDTWLLNACKQQEYRMGEERAVLHFERQLLRCCWRFWYRRTAVCLEEQEGLVRARDHYSNLLLLKAFGLWKQNTQERKTERLKEMQALRFQYLKCLQQSWNKWKEYVGHQREKWRKLVQADMHYRHTLLGKTLAAWKSYQHNVQCVLYQVAEKEKQHTRLLLRQLLCTWRENTLALIREAKATTQADEHYRRAILSKVLLQWRYTALLQVRCRQQKVTAVMEARKHLDIVRLQTRFLHWKELTRESLMLRAQQQRAVQHHQQHLLQKYLVKWKEYHQQRVGKMLLQRQGDWLMTRRLCSASFSCWKTQLLWQRWEKRKTVQALWHWSLSLQRKVFDAWLTFAKGQQQKKDHVEEVTGIYHTTLLREGVTPVLRDTAGTEQLQGQLQAQHQLKVTFKMPDVSLETRGHLAEEEPWPSKCSHLPFHLADGDSVLSDLNAIRRARLPPRRPDFLLESLESNELLGPPFTRSEAPFQQTSVKKHSAQTGNLMLTPHMEESTCKCVSQMGNTSHSYPSLIHAAFPSVPPWTNDVHRAIQRPELWSPSSFMPQMKAGAEMRGQPVSGHKGAHSQDSQQDSVKKLQSNLQPHLLSPEDFVGKRSHQTAAEGEEREHSSREEVALQRKLEVELQHIQQQMQYYFSRKQELKSCQQQAQILQKWLEKSMQPEAQDSVQGVQEELDQLQVRINTLSKAQVKERHHVQNLVARLHDIRIALDI, translated from the exons ttCAAAATCTCTGAAGATGCATGAAATCCAACAACTACCTAGGCATCAGATGCATGCAACTGGGCAATCTGTTGCTCCCCAATCTGCCAGACATCGAGTTCAGGACAGAGGTCATGACGATCTGGATCAAGTTGGTTATACCTGGCATCACAGAAGAAGGTTAAAAGAATTCCAAATCAG ATACTTAGCAAGGAAGTTCTTCCATCTGTGGGCAAAAAAGACATTTGGACAAGTTTTCCCTTCCAAAGCCAG ATGCTTTTATGACCAGAAGATTCTTCAAAAAACTTTTGGAGAGTGGAAGGAGTGGTGGACTGTTTGCAGAGAAAGGAAGCTCAGCCTCAGAGCAGGCAGCCATTACAG gcaTTTACTCCAGAATTTGATATTCAAGGCTTGGAGAGCCTATGTATGCCAGCAACAAGGAAAGAGGAACAAATACTGTGTTGCGGAGTCTCATG caaagaagcaaaaattgcTCAGGACCTGGCAGCACTGGCTCGTTTATGTTGATGTTCAAAGGACAAAACATGGGATGCAGTCTGTGGCACTGGCTTTCAGGGAAAGAAGCTGTTTGCG CATATCATGGGCAGTGTGGAGAAGACGACACTACCAGAACAGCAGTGGACATAAAATGAGTATTTTAGCTCTGCAGCACTGGGCCCAGAGCCTGCAATTTCGA GCTTGGTTGCAGTGGCGAGAGCTGTATTTATACAGCCAGAATGACAAGCAGAAGGAGACTAAGGCAGTAACTCACCATCGGCACTGGGAATTAAAGAGGTGCATGGAAGCGTGGCTAGGATACTTAAACctccacagagaaaagaaacttcagaatG aGCTGGCCCAAGAGCATCACCAAAGCAGGATAGTCCGGCAGTGTTTGTCTGATTGGCAGCTGTCATGGGAGTGCAGGAGAAGAGTGCATGCTCACCAAAAGGACATTGAAAAATTAGCAGCGAGGATTGCCTTATGGAGAGTCTTTGCACACTGGAAGCATT ATGTTGTACTGTGTGTGGAAGAGACTCGACAGTGTGAGCTGGCTGAAAAACACTACAAGCATCATCTGTTG AAACTTGGGTTTAAGGGTCTTTGGCAGAATGTCATGAACGCTCGTCTtcagcaaatgagaaaaaatctGTCATACCGTCAGCATCAAGTTACA GTGCTGCAGAAGTTCTGGAACCGTTGGAAGTCCCGTTTGGAACatgaggaagaacagcagcagcaggcctTAACATCAGTGGCTCATGCCCATTACAG GAGGGTGTTGATGAAACAGGTATTTGACACGTGGTTGCTGAATGCCTGCAAGCAGCAAGAATACAgaatgggagaggagagg GCTGTACTTCATTTTGAAAGACAACTATTGCGTTGTTGCTGGCGCTTCTGGTATAGAAGAACAGCTGTGTGTTTGGAGGAGCAAGAGGGCTTGGTTCGTGCGAGAGATCACTACAGCAACCTGCTGCTGCTAAAGGCTTTCGGTCTGTGGAAGCAAAATactcaggagagaaaaacaga gAGGCTCAAGGAGATGCAAGCCTTAAGATTTCAATATTTAAAGTGTCTGCAGCAGAGTTGGAACAAGTGGAAGGAG TATGTGGGACATCAACGTGAGAAGTGGAGGAAGTTGGTGCAAGCAGACATGCATTACCGGCACACATTACTGGGCAAGACCTTGGCAGCCTGGAAG AGTTACCAACATAACGTACAGTGCGTTCTATACCAAGTAgctgaaaaggagaaacagcACACTAGACTACTGCTGCG ACAGCTTCTGTGCACGTGGAGAGAAAATACCCTTGCTCTTATACGTGAAGCGAAGGCAACTACTCAGGCAGATGAGCACTACAGGAGAGCAATCCTGTCAAAG GTGTTGCTACAGTGGAGATATACTGCCTTGCTACAAGTGCGTTGCCGTCAGCAGAAGGTGACAGCTGTGATGGAGGCCAGAAAACATTTGGATATAG TGCGTTTACAGACCCGGTTTCTTCACTGGAAGGAATTAACTAGGGAGTCTCTGATGCTGAGGGCTCAGCAGCAAAGGGCAGTacagcaccaccagcagcacctaCTCCAGAAGTACCTGGTGAAATGGAAGGAATATCATCAGCAGCGTGTTGGGAAAATG CTACTACAGAGACAGGGAGATTGGCTAATGACTCGTAGACTttgctctgcttccttctcttgcTGGAAGACACAG CTGTTGTGGCAGCGATGGGAAAAGCGGAAGACGGTGCAAGCATTGTGGCACTGGTCCCTTTCATTGCAGAGAAAG GTATTTGATGCTTGGCTCACATTTGCCAAGGggcaacagcagaagaaagatcACGTTGAAGAAGTCACAGGAATTTACCACACAACTCTTCTGAGAGAAGGTGTAACCCCGGTCTTGAGAGACACTGCTGGCACGGAACAGTTGCAGGGACAGCTGCAAGCCCAGCACCAGCTGAAG GTGACATTTAAAATGCCTGATGTTAGCCTTGAGACAAGAGGACATTTAGCAGAGGAAGAGCCATGGCCTTCAAAATGCAGTCATCTACCATTTCACCTTGCTGATGGGGACTCAGTTCTCAGTGATCT aaatgctatTCGACGAGCGAGGTTACCACCACGGAGGCCTGACTTTCTTCTGGAATCTCTAGAAAGCAACGAACTGCTGGGACCTCCTTTTACTAG ATCAGAGGCACCCTTTCAGCAAACATCTGTGAAGAAACACTCTGCACAGACTGGGAACTTAATGCTAACACCTCATATGGAAGAAAGTACTTGTAAATGTGTCTCTCAAATGGGCAATACCTCTCATTCCTATCCATCTCTCATACATGCTGCTTTCCCGTCTGTACCACCGTGGACCAATGATGTGCACCGTGCTATTCAGAGGCCAGAGCTATGGTCTCCTTCATCTTTCATGCCCCAAATGAAAGCTGGAGCAGAAATG AGAGGTCAGCCTGTGAGTGGTCACAAAGGAGCCCATTCCCAAGACTCTCAACAGGACTCTGTGAAGAAGTTGCAATCAAACTTGCAGCCACATTTGCTGTCACCTGAAGACTTTGTGGGAAAAAGGAGTCACCAAACTGCAG ctgagggggaagaaagggagcATAGTTCCAGAGAAGAAGTGGCATTACAGAGAAAGCTGGAAGTTGAACTCCAACACATCCAACAGCAGATGCAGTACTACTTCAGCAGGAAGCAAGAACTCAA GTCCTgtcagcagcaggcacagattCTACAGAAGTGGCTAGAAAAGAGCATGCAACCAGAGGCCCAAGATAGTGTACAAGGAGTTCAGGAAGAACTGGATCAG TTGCAGGTGAGGATCAACACTCTCAGCAAAGCACAAGTGAAAGAGAGACATCACGTGCAGAATCTGGTTGCCCGCCTGCATGACATCCGGATCGCTCTGGATATATAA
- the SFI1 gene encoding protein SFI1 homolog isoform X2, with product MEKSRSSSKSLKMHEIQQLPRHQMHATGQSVAPQSARHRVQDRGHDDLDQVGYTWHHRRRLKEFQIRYLARKFFHLWAKKTFGQVFPSKARCFYDQKILQKTFGEWKEWWTVCRERKLSLRAGSHYRHLLQNLIFKAWRAYVCQQQGKRNKYCVAESHAKKQKLLRTWQHWLVYVDVQRTKHGMQSVALAFRERSCLRISWAVWRRRHYQNSSGHKMSILALQHWAQSLQFRAWLQWRELYLYSQNDKQKETKAVTHHRHWELKRCMEAWLGYLNLHREKKLQNELAQEHHQSRIVRQCLSDWQLSWECRRRVHAHQKDIEKLAARIALWRVFAHWKHYVVLCVEETRQCELAEKHYKHHLLKLGFKGLWQNVMNARLQQMRKNLSYRQHQVTVLQKFWNRWKSRLEHEEEQQQQALTSVAHAHYRRVLMKQVFDTWLLNACKQQEYRMGEERAVLHFERQLLRCCWRFWYRRTAVCLEEQEGLVRARDHYSNLLLLKAFGLWKQNTQERKTERLKEMQALRFQYLKCLQQSWNKWKEYVGHQREKWRKLVQADMHYRHTLLGKTLAAWKSYQHNVQCVLYQVAEKEKQHTRLLLRQLLCTWRENTLALIREAKATTQADEHYRRAILSKVLLQWRYTALLQVRCRQQKVTAVMEARKHLDIVRLQTRFLHWKELTRESLMLRAQQQRAVQHHQQHLLQKYLVKWKEYHQQRVGKMLLQRQGDWLMTRRLCSASFSCWKTQLLWQRWEKRKTVQALWHWSLSLQRKVFDAWLTFAKGQQQKKDHVEEVTGIYHTTLLREGVTPVLRDTAGTEQLQGQLQAQHQLKQVTFKMPDVSLETRGHLAEEEPWPSKCSHLPFHLADGDSVLSDLNAIRRARLPPRRPDFLLESLESNELLGPPFTRSEAPFQQTSVKKHSAQTGNLMLTPHMEESTCKCVSQMGNTSHSYPSLIHAAFPSVPPWTNDVHRAIQRPELWSPSSFMPQMKAGAEMRGQPVSGHKGAHSQDSQQDSVKKLQSNLQPHLLSPEDFVGKRSHQTAAEGEEREHSSREEVALQRKLEVELQHIQQQMQYYFSRKQELKSCQQQAQILQKWLEKSMQPEAQDSVQGVQEELDQLQVRINTLSKAQVKERHHVQNLVARLHDIRIALDI from the exons ttCAAAATCTCTGAAGATGCATGAAATCCAACAACTACCTAGGCATCAGATGCATGCAACTGGGCAATCTGTTGCTCCCCAATCTGCCAGACATCGAGTTCAGGACAGAGGTCATGACGATCTGGATCAAGTTGGTTATACCTGGCATCACAGAAGAAGGTTAAAAGAATTCCAAATCAG ATACTTAGCAAGGAAGTTCTTCCATCTGTGGGCAAAAAAGACATTTGGACAAGTTTTCCCTTCCAAAGCCAG ATGCTTTTATGACCAGAAGATTCTTCAAAAAACTTTTGGAGAGTGGAAGGAGTGGTGGACTGTTTGCAGAGAAAGGAAGCTCAGCCTCAGAGCAGGCAGCCATTACAG gcaTTTACTCCAGAATTTGATATTCAAGGCTTGGAGAGCCTATGTATGCCAGCAACAAGGAAAGAGGAACAAATACTGTGTTGCGGAGTCTCATG caaagaagcaaaaattgcTCAGGACCTGGCAGCACTGGCTCGTTTATGTTGATGTTCAAAGGACAAAACATGGGATGCAGTCTGTGGCACTGGCTTTCAGGGAAAGAAGCTGTTTGCG CATATCATGGGCAGTGTGGAGAAGACGACACTACCAGAACAGCAGTGGACATAAAATGAGTATTTTAGCTCTGCAGCACTGGGCCCAGAGCCTGCAATTTCGA GCTTGGTTGCAGTGGCGAGAGCTGTATTTATACAGCCAGAATGACAAGCAGAAGGAGACTAAGGCAGTAACTCACCATCGGCACTGGGAATTAAAGAGGTGCATGGAAGCGTGGCTAGGATACTTAAACctccacagagaaaagaaacttcagaatG aGCTGGCCCAAGAGCATCACCAAAGCAGGATAGTCCGGCAGTGTTTGTCTGATTGGCAGCTGTCATGGGAGTGCAGGAGAAGAGTGCATGCTCACCAAAAGGACATTGAAAAATTAGCAGCGAGGATTGCCTTATGGAGAGTCTTTGCACACTGGAAGCATT ATGTTGTACTGTGTGTGGAAGAGACTCGACAGTGTGAGCTGGCTGAAAAACACTACAAGCATCATCTGTTG AAACTTGGGTTTAAGGGTCTTTGGCAGAATGTCATGAACGCTCGTCTtcagcaaatgagaaaaaatctGTCATACCGTCAGCATCAAGTTACA GTGCTGCAGAAGTTCTGGAACCGTTGGAAGTCCCGTTTGGAACatgaggaagaacagcagcagcaggcctTAACATCAGTGGCTCATGCCCATTACAG GAGGGTGTTGATGAAACAGGTATTTGACACGTGGTTGCTGAATGCCTGCAAGCAGCAAGAATACAgaatgggagaggagagg GCTGTACTTCATTTTGAAAGACAACTATTGCGTTGTTGCTGGCGCTTCTGGTATAGAAGAACAGCTGTGTGTTTGGAGGAGCAAGAGGGCTTGGTTCGTGCGAGAGATCACTACAGCAACCTGCTGCTGCTAAAGGCTTTCGGTCTGTGGAAGCAAAATactcaggagagaaaaacaga gAGGCTCAAGGAGATGCAAGCCTTAAGATTTCAATATTTAAAGTGTCTGCAGCAGAGTTGGAACAAGTGGAAGGAG TATGTGGGACATCAACGTGAGAAGTGGAGGAAGTTGGTGCAAGCAGACATGCATTACCGGCACACATTACTGGGCAAGACCTTGGCAGCCTGGAAG AGTTACCAACATAACGTACAGTGCGTTCTATACCAAGTAgctgaaaaggagaaacagcACACTAGACTACTGCTGCG ACAGCTTCTGTGCACGTGGAGAGAAAATACCCTTGCTCTTATACGTGAAGCGAAGGCAACTACTCAGGCAGATGAGCACTACAGGAGAGCAATCCTGTCAAAG GTGTTGCTACAGTGGAGATATACTGCCTTGCTACAAGTGCGTTGCCGTCAGCAGAAGGTGACAGCTGTGATGGAGGCCAGAAAACATTTGGATATAG TGCGTTTACAGACCCGGTTTCTTCACTGGAAGGAATTAACTAGGGAGTCTCTGATGCTGAGGGCTCAGCAGCAAAGGGCAGTacagcaccaccagcagcacctaCTCCAGAAGTACCTGGTGAAATGGAAGGAATATCATCAGCAGCGTGTTGGGAAAATG CTACTACAGAGACAGGGAGATTGGCTAATGACTCGTAGACTttgctctgcttccttctcttgcTGGAAGACACAG CTGTTGTGGCAGCGATGGGAAAAGCGGAAGACGGTGCAAGCATTGTGGCACTGGTCCCTTTCATTGCAGAGAAAG GTATTTGATGCTTGGCTCACATTTGCCAAGGggcaacagcagaagaaagatcACGTTGAAGAAGTCACAGGAATTTACCACACAACTCTTCTGAGAGAAGGTGTAACCCCGGTCTTGAGAGACACTGCTGGCACGGAACAGTTGCAGGGACAGCTGCAAGCCCAGCACCAGCTGAAG CAGGTGACATTTAAAATGCCTGATGTTAGCCTTGAGACAAGAGGACATTTAGCAGAGGAAGAGCCATGGCCTTCAAAATGCAGTCATCTACCATTTCACCTTGCTGATGGGGACTCAGTTCTCAGTGATCT aaatgctatTCGACGAGCGAGGTTACCACCACGGAGGCCTGACTTTCTTCTGGAATCTCTAGAAAGCAACGAACTGCTGGGACCTCCTTTTACTAG ATCAGAGGCACCCTTTCAGCAAACATCTGTGAAGAAACACTCTGCACAGACTGGGAACTTAATGCTAACACCTCATATGGAAGAAAGTACTTGTAAATGTGTCTCTCAAATGGGCAATACCTCTCATTCCTATCCATCTCTCATACATGCTGCTTTCCCGTCTGTACCACCGTGGACCAATGATGTGCACCGTGCTATTCAGAGGCCAGAGCTATGGTCTCCTTCATCTTTCATGCCCCAAATGAAAGCTGGAGCAGAAATG AGAGGTCAGCCTGTGAGTGGTCACAAAGGAGCCCATTCCCAAGACTCTCAACAGGACTCTGTGAAGAAGTTGCAATCAAACTTGCAGCCACATTTGCTGTCACCTGAAGACTTTGTGGGAAAAAGGAGTCACCAAACTGCAG ctgagggggaagaaagggagcATAGTTCCAGAGAAGAAGTGGCATTACAGAGAAAGCTGGAAGTTGAACTCCAACACATCCAACAGCAGATGCAGTACTACTTCAGCAGGAAGCAAGAACTCAA GTCCTgtcagcagcaggcacagattCTACAGAAGTGGCTAGAAAAGAGCATGCAACCAGAGGCCCAAGATAGTGTACAAGGAGTTCAGGAAGAACTGGATCAG TTGCAGGTGAGGATCAACACTCTCAGCAAAGCACAAGTGAAAGAGAGACATCACGTGCAGAATCTGGTTGCCCGCCTGCATGACATCCGGATCGCTCTGGATATATAA
- the SFI1 gene encoding protein SFI1 homolog isoform X1 translates to MEKSRSSSKSLKMHEIQQLPRHQMHATGQSVAPQSARHRVQDRGHDDLDQVGYTWHHRRRLKEFQIRYLARKFFHLWAKKTFGQVFPSKARCFYDQKILQKTFGEWKEWWTVCRERKLSLRAGSHYRHLLQNLIFKAWRAYVCQQQGKRNKYCVAESHAKKQKLLRTWQHWLVYVDVQRTKHGMQSVALAFRERSCLRISWAVWRRRHYQNSSGHKMSILALQHWAQSLQFRAWLQWRELYLYSQNDKQKETKAVTHHRHWELKRCMEAWLGYLNLHREKKLQNELAQEHHQSRIVRQCLSDWQLSWECRRRVHAHQKDIEKLAARIALWRVFAHWKHYVVLCVEETRQCELAEKHYKHHLLKLGFKGLWQNVMNARLQQMRKNLSYRQHQVTVLQKFWNRWKSRLEHEEEQQQQALTSVAHAHYRRVLMKQVFDTWLLNACKQQEYRMGEERAVLHFERQLLRCCWRFWYRRTAVCLEEQEGLVRARDHYSNLLLLKAFGLWKQNTQERKTERLKEMQALRFQYLKCLQQSWNKWKEYVGHQREKWRKLVQADMHYRHTLLGKTLAAWKSYQHNVQCVLYQVAEKEKQHTRLLLRQLLCTWRENTLALIREAKATTQADEHYRRAILSKVLLQWRYTALLQVRCRQQKVTAVMEARKHLDIVRLQTRFLHWKELTRESLMLRAQQQRAVQHHQQHLLQKYLVKWKEYHQQRVGKMLLQRQGDWLMTRRLCSASFSCWKTQLLWQRWEKRKTVQALWHWSLSLQRKVFDAWLTFAKGQQQKKDHVEEVTGIYHTTLLREGVTPVLRDTAGTEQLQGQLQAQHQLKKQVTFKMPDVSLETRGHLAEEEPWPSKCSHLPFHLADGDSVLSDLNAIRRARLPPRRPDFLLESLESNELLGPPFTRSEAPFQQTSVKKHSAQTGNLMLTPHMEESTCKCVSQMGNTSHSYPSLIHAAFPSVPPWTNDVHRAIQRPELWSPSSFMPQMKAGAEMRGQPVSGHKGAHSQDSQQDSVKKLQSNLQPHLLSPEDFVGKRSHQTAAEGEEREHSSREEVALQRKLEVELQHIQQQMQYYFSRKQELKSCQQQAQILQKWLEKSMQPEAQDSVQGVQEELDQLQVRINTLSKAQVKERHHVQNLVARLHDIRIALDI, encoded by the exons ttCAAAATCTCTGAAGATGCATGAAATCCAACAACTACCTAGGCATCAGATGCATGCAACTGGGCAATCTGTTGCTCCCCAATCTGCCAGACATCGAGTTCAGGACAGAGGTCATGACGATCTGGATCAAGTTGGTTATACCTGGCATCACAGAAGAAGGTTAAAAGAATTCCAAATCAG ATACTTAGCAAGGAAGTTCTTCCATCTGTGGGCAAAAAAGACATTTGGACAAGTTTTCCCTTCCAAAGCCAG ATGCTTTTATGACCAGAAGATTCTTCAAAAAACTTTTGGAGAGTGGAAGGAGTGGTGGACTGTTTGCAGAGAAAGGAAGCTCAGCCTCAGAGCAGGCAGCCATTACAG gcaTTTACTCCAGAATTTGATATTCAAGGCTTGGAGAGCCTATGTATGCCAGCAACAAGGAAAGAGGAACAAATACTGTGTTGCGGAGTCTCATG caaagaagcaaaaattgcTCAGGACCTGGCAGCACTGGCTCGTTTATGTTGATGTTCAAAGGACAAAACATGGGATGCAGTCTGTGGCACTGGCTTTCAGGGAAAGAAGCTGTTTGCG CATATCATGGGCAGTGTGGAGAAGACGACACTACCAGAACAGCAGTGGACATAAAATGAGTATTTTAGCTCTGCAGCACTGGGCCCAGAGCCTGCAATTTCGA GCTTGGTTGCAGTGGCGAGAGCTGTATTTATACAGCCAGAATGACAAGCAGAAGGAGACTAAGGCAGTAACTCACCATCGGCACTGGGAATTAAAGAGGTGCATGGAAGCGTGGCTAGGATACTTAAACctccacagagaaaagaaacttcagaatG aGCTGGCCCAAGAGCATCACCAAAGCAGGATAGTCCGGCAGTGTTTGTCTGATTGGCAGCTGTCATGGGAGTGCAGGAGAAGAGTGCATGCTCACCAAAAGGACATTGAAAAATTAGCAGCGAGGATTGCCTTATGGAGAGTCTTTGCACACTGGAAGCATT ATGTTGTACTGTGTGTGGAAGAGACTCGACAGTGTGAGCTGGCTGAAAAACACTACAAGCATCATCTGTTG AAACTTGGGTTTAAGGGTCTTTGGCAGAATGTCATGAACGCTCGTCTtcagcaaatgagaaaaaatctGTCATACCGTCAGCATCAAGTTACA GTGCTGCAGAAGTTCTGGAACCGTTGGAAGTCCCGTTTGGAACatgaggaagaacagcagcagcaggcctTAACATCAGTGGCTCATGCCCATTACAG GAGGGTGTTGATGAAACAGGTATTTGACACGTGGTTGCTGAATGCCTGCAAGCAGCAAGAATACAgaatgggagaggagagg GCTGTACTTCATTTTGAAAGACAACTATTGCGTTGTTGCTGGCGCTTCTGGTATAGAAGAACAGCTGTGTGTTTGGAGGAGCAAGAGGGCTTGGTTCGTGCGAGAGATCACTACAGCAACCTGCTGCTGCTAAAGGCTTTCGGTCTGTGGAAGCAAAATactcaggagagaaaaacaga gAGGCTCAAGGAGATGCAAGCCTTAAGATTTCAATATTTAAAGTGTCTGCAGCAGAGTTGGAACAAGTGGAAGGAG TATGTGGGACATCAACGTGAGAAGTGGAGGAAGTTGGTGCAAGCAGACATGCATTACCGGCACACATTACTGGGCAAGACCTTGGCAGCCTGGAAG AGTTACCAACATAACGTACAGTGCGTTCTATACCAAGTAgctgaaaaggagaaacagcACACTAGACTACTGCTGCG ACAGCTTCTGTGCACGTGGAGAGAAAATACCCTTGCTCTTATACGTGAAGCGAAGGCAACTACTCAGGCAGATGAGCACTACAGGAGAGCAATCCTGTCAAAG GTGTTGCTACAGTGGAGATATACTGCCTTGCTACAAGTGCGTTGCCGTCAGCAGAAGGTGACAGCTGTGATGGAGGCCAGAAAACATTTGGATATAG TGCGTTTACAGACCCGGTTTCTTCACTGGAAGGAATTAACTAGGGAGTCTCTGATGCTGAGGGCTCAGCAGCAAAGGGCAGTacagcaccaccagcagcacctaCTCCAGAAGTACCTGGTGAAATGGAAGGAATATCATCAGCAGCGTGTTGGGAAAATG CTACTACAGAGACAGGGAGATTGGCTAATGACTCGTAGACTttgctctgcttccttctcttgcTGGAAGACACAG CTGTTGTGGCAGCGATGGGAAAAGCGGAAGACGGTGCAAGCATTGTGGCACTGGTCCCTTTCATTGCAGAGAAAG GTATTTGATGCTTGGCTCACATTTGCCAAGGggcaacagcagaagaaagatcACGTTGAAGAAGTCACAGGAATTTACCACACAACTCTTCTGAGAGAAGGTGTAACCCCGGTCTTGAGAGACACTGCTGGCACGGAACAGTTGCAGGGACAGCTGCAAGCCCAGCACCAGCTGAAG AAGCAGGTGACATTTAAAATGCCTGATGTTAGCCTTGAGACAAGAGGACATTTAGCAGAGGAAGAGCCATGGCCTTCAAAATGCAGTCATCTACCATTTCACCTTGCTGATGGGGACTCAGTTCTCAGTGATCT aaatgctatTCGACGAGCGAGGTTACCACCACGGAGGCCTGACTTTCTTCTGGAATCTCTAGAAAGCAACGAACTGCTGGGACCTCCTTTTACTAG ATCAGAGGCACCCTTTCAGCAAACATCTGTGAAGAAACACTCTGCACAGACTGGGAACTTAATGCTAACACCTCATATGGAAGAAAGTACTTGTAAATGTGTCTCTCAAATGGGCAATACCTCTCATTCCTATCCATCTCTCATACATGCTGCTTTCCCGTCTGTACCACCGTGGACCAATGATGTGCACCGTGCTATTCAGAGGCCAGAGCTATGGTCTCCTTCATCTTTCATGCCCCAAATGAAAGCTGGAGCAGAAATG AGAGGTCAGCCTGTGAGTGGTCACAAAGGAGCCCATTCCCAAGACTCTCAACAGGACTCTGTGAAGAAGTTGCAATCAAACTTGCAGCCACATTTGCTGTCACCTGAAGACTTTGTGGGAAAAAGGAGTCACCAAACTGCAG ctgagggggaagaaagggagcATAGTTCCAGAGAAGAAGTGGCATTACAGAGAAAGCTGGAAGTTGAACTCCAACACATCCAACAGCAGATGCAGTACTACTTCAGCAGGAAGCAAGAACTCAA GTCCTgtcagcagcaggcacagattCTACAGAAGTGGCTAGAAAAGAGCATGCAACCAGAGGCCCAAGATAGTGTACAAGGAGTTCAGGAAGAACTGGATCAG TTGCAGGTGAGGATCAACACTCTCAGCAAAGCACAAGTGAAAGAGAGACATCACGTGCAGAATCTGGTTGCCCGCCTGCATGACATCCGGATCGCTCTGGATATATAA